CGATGCCCCTCCGAAAATTATTCCCGCCGGCATTCCGGGCTATTGCCAGTACCTGAATCTCGTTACCGGCATGAATTATTCCGAAGATGATCTTGTCGCACGGGCCGACATCATCGAGACGCTGATCCGGCGGATCAACGTCAGGCAGGGACTCGGCTCGGAGGAAGACTCTCTCCCCAAACGAATCCTCGAGGAAAGCCTGCCTGAGGGGCCTCCCAAAGGAAGAGTCATGGGGCTGGACAACTTCCTCAAAATGCGCGCCGAATACTACAAAATCCGCGGGTGGGACAGCGAAGGCGTTCCAACCGCTGAAACCATCGCCAAATATGGATTCGAAGGAGAAACGAATCTCGCGAATCAGGTAAAGATTTAAGGTGAAGATCAAGTTCTCGGTTGTTGGTGTCTCAGAAGAATCTTTCCCGGCGGAACCGGAAAGTCTTCAGGTGAATAGTCGCACGGTTCAGGATTTGCTGGATTCTCTGTTTAATAGGTACGGCGCCCACGCCGCAGCAAAACTATTCGATTCAAATGGTCTTCGCCCGGGGCTTTCTTTATTGGTCAACGGCCGCAACGTGCTCTCGCTGCCGGACAGATACCAAACGCGATTGCAGGATTTAGACGAGATAGTGATCACTGTCCG
Above is a window of Candidatus Abyssobacteria bacterium SURF_5 DNA encoding:
- a CDS encoding MoaD/ThiS family protein, whose translation is MKIKFSVVGVSEESFPAEPESLQVNSRTVQDLLDSLFNRYGAHAAAKLFDSNGLRPGLSLLVNGRNVLSLPDRYQTRLQDLDEIVITVRVTGG